A stretch of [Clostridium] scindens DNA encodes these proteins:
- a CDS encoding ABC transporter ATP-binding protein yields MSDAIVKVENLRKTFREEEVLKGITCEFSRGKTHAVIGNNGSGKSVFFKCVCGFIEPTKGHIIVGGKEIGKDIDFPESVGVIIERPGFLPNLSGYRNLQLLANIRNAITQDQVKEAIRKVGLDPSSKKAVAKYSLGMKQRLGIAQAIMEDPDMLILDEPFNGLDKEGVKEIRELIGELKKAGKTIMLTSHNSEDIKLLADDVWEMDGGRLERIG; encoded by the coding sequence TTGAGTGATGCGATTGTAAAGGTAGAGAATCTTAGAAAGACCTTCCGCGAGGAAGAGGTGCTGAAAGGAATCACCTGTGAATTCTCCAGAGGAAAGACTCATGCCGTAATTGGGAATAATGGCTCCGGAAAGAGCGTGTTCTTTAAATGCGTCTGTGGGTTTATCGAGCCGACAAAAGGCCATATTATCGTAGGTGGGAAAGAGATCGGAAAGGACATAGACTTCCCGGAATCCGTGGGCGTTATCATTGAGCGTCCGGGATTTTTGCCAAATCTGTCCGGCTATAGGAATCTGCAGCTGCTGGCAAATATCCGGAATGCCATTACCCAGGACCAGGTAAAAGAGGCGATACGTAAGGTAGGACTGGATCCGTCCTCCAAGAAGGCGGTTGCGAAATACTCTCTGGGAATGAAGCAGCGTCTGGGAATCGCCCAGGCCATAATGGAAGATCCGGATATGCTGATCCTTGACGAGCCGTTCAATGGACTGGACAAGGAGGGAGTGAAGGAGATCAGAGAACTGATTGGGGAACTTAAGAAGGCCGGTAAGACGATTATGCTGACCAGCCATAATAGCGAGGATATCAAACTGCTGGCGGACGATGTGTGGGAGATGGACGGCGGGCGGCTGGAACGGATCGGATAA
- a CDS encoding peptidylprolyl isomerase has protein sequence MENPIITIEMENGDIMKAELYPEIAPNTVNNFISLVKKGYYDGLIFHRVISGFMIQGGCPEGTGTGGPGYNIKGEFAQNGFSNDLAHTEGVLSMARAMHPDSAGSQFFIMHKNSPHLNGSYAAFGKIITGMDVVNKIADTPTDYNDRPLEAQRMKKVTVDTKGQDYPEPERA, from the coding sequence ATGGAAAATCCAATTATTACGATTGAAATGGAAAATGGAGACATCATGAAGGCAGAATTATATCCGGAGATTGCACCGAACACGGTAAATAACTTTATCTCGCTGGTGAAGAAGGGATATTATGACGGACTGATCTTCCACCGCGTAATCAGTGGATTCATGATTCAGGGAGGATGTCCGGAAGGCACCGGCACGGGCGGCCCGGGATACAATATCAAAGGGGAATTTGCACAGAATGGTTTTTCCAATGACCTGGCGCATACGGAAGGCGTCCTTTCTATGGCAAGAGCAATGCATCCGGACAGCGCAGGCTCTCAGTTTTTTATCATGCACAAGAATTCTCCGCATCTGAATGGCTCTTATGCAGCATTTGGAAAGATTATCACGGGCATGGATGTAGTGAATAAAATCGCGGATACGCCTACAGACTACAATGACAGGCCATTGGAGGCACAGAGGATGAAAAAGGTAACGGTAGATACCAAGGGCCAGGACTATCCGGAGCCAGAGAGGGCATAA
- a CDS encoding aryl-sulfate sulfotransferase produces the protein MRKRNKILACALAAAIFIATGVGAKVMATSETGDSTKQTDTETTKLTKTQEESLKKIKAAYDVKNQDKIAEELEEKKSSQEYTLSNMLIEYNPFGTNTQSLYVYFNTDEPVSVAYTVHAEDPKIQDFNRTVYQEETYQKEHEFQVIGLIPDMENKVTFFLTEEDGSTDTKEIVFEMGSLIGTEDVQLDTDVAGDASQLEDGLYVVLGNDSTALDFMYYYDNNGTLRGEVPLLGYRSHRLIFDKDSMYYSISETKMAQVSRTGQVTNVFDLGDYEVHHDYVFDDNGNMLILASDKKQDSTEEVVVKLDVNSGEVTKVLDLGALFGEYKAECQRSEDGELDWMHINTIQWMGNGSVLLSSRETSSIIRVNDIYGTPTLGYMIAEKSFWTGTQYESLVFAKDGEFTIHGGQHSVAYVEDDSLPEGQYYLYMFNNNIGISETRPDFDWAAVGLVQNSAKEGTSSYYYKYLVDENAGTFKLADSFEVPYSGYVSSAQDIGDNTVIDSGFQGMFGEYDKDHRLIASYKMDMEKFIYRVYKYDFDGFYFEDGIIGQ, from the coding sequence TTGAGAAAGAGAAATAAGATATTGGCCTGTGCCCTGGCGGCTGCGATATTTATCGCAACGGGCGTAGGGGCGAAGGTTATGGCAACTTCGGAGACAGGAGACAGCACGAAGCAGACGGATACGGAGACAACGAAGCTTACCAAGACGCAGGAAGAATCTCTGAAGAAGATTAAGGCTGCCTACGATGTGAAGAATCAGGATAAGATAGCAGAGGAACTGGAAGAGAAGAAGTCTTCTCAGGAGTACACGCTTAGCAATATGCTGATAGAATACAATCCATTCGGCACCAACACCCAGTCGCTCTATGTGTATTTCAACACGGATGAGCCAGTGAGCGTAGCCTATACGGTTCATGCCGAAGACCCGAAGATTCAGGATTTTAACCGGACGGTGTATCAGGAGGAGACATACCAGAAAGAACATGAATTCCAGGTGATCGGCCTGATACCCGATATGGAGAATAAGGTTACGTTTTTCCTGACAGAGGAAGATGGCTCCACGGACACCAAGGAGATCGTATTTGAGATGGGCTCCCTTATAGGAACGGAAGATGTACAGCTGGATACGGATGTGGCAGGCGATGCAAGCCAGCTGGAAGACGGGCTCTATGTAGTCTTGGGAAATGACAGCACTGCTCTGGACTTTATGTATTATTACGACAATAATGGAACGCTCCGGGGAGAGGTGCCGCTTCTGGGATACCGAAGCCACAGGCTGATCTTTGATAAGGATTCTATGTACTACAGTATTTCTGAGACGAAGATGGCGCAGGTAAGCAGGACGGGACAGGTGACAAATGTCTTTGATCTCGGAGACTATGAAGTCCATCATGATTATGTATTTGATGACAACGGCAATATGCTGATTCTGGCATCAGATAAGAAACAGGACAGCACGGAAGAGGTTGTGGTCAAGCTGGACGTAAATTCCGGAGAAGTCACGAAAGTGCTGGATCTTGGCGCTCTGTTTGGGGAATACAAGGCGGAATGCCAAAGAAGCGAAGATGGAGAGCTGGACTGGATGCATATCAATACGATCCAGTGGATGGGCAACGGATCTGTGCTGTTAAGCTCGAGGGAGACTTCCTCTATTATAAGGGTCAATGATATCTATGGAACTCCAACGTTGGGCTATATGATCGCAGAGAAGTCCTTCTGGACAGGGACGCAGTATGAAAGCCTGGTGTTTGCAAAGGATGGAGAGTTTACCATCCATGGCGGGCAGCACTCGGTTGCCTATGTAGAAGATGATAGCCTGCCGGAGGGACAGTATTATCTGTATATGTTTAACAATAATATTGGAATCAGCGAAACCAGGCCGGATTTTGACTGGGCTGCGGTGGGACTTGTACAGAACAGCGCCAAGGAGGGGACTTCTTCTTATTACTATAAGTATCTGGTGGACGAGAATGCAGGAACCTTTAAACTTGCAGATTCCTTTGAAGTTCCCTATTCAGGCTATGTAAGCAGCGCCCAGGATATTGGGGACAATACGGTGATCGATTCAGGATTCCAAGGCATGTTTGGCGAGTATGACAAGGATCATAGACTGATCGCAAGTTATAAGATGGATATGGAAAAGTTTATTTACCGCGTCTATAAGTATGATTTTGACGGATTCTATTTTGAAGACGGCATTATAGGGCAATAG
- a CDS encoding DMT family transporter: MEKFYQNTTARVFLALVCCALWGSAFPCVKIGYEMFHIEGAGSQILFAGYRFFLSGVLTYAVASMLERRLITMKWSSVPYVFGQGLLQTTINYVFFYIGLAHVTGAKGSVINASNAFFAIIAAHFLMKEEKITWKKAIGCLIGFAGVIVINVVPGAWGSGFSFQGEGISLLCAITYGISSVTMKLISHRESPMTITAFQLLFGGAVLMIAGYLTGGSMYGFNARSSALFFYLVLLSTIAFTLWAELLKYNPVGKVTIFGFSIPVFGVTLSALLLGEDIFTVQNLAALVLVSIGIVVVNSAPCKMRSDNVQ; this comes from the coding sequence ATGGAGAAGTTTTATCAGAATACGACGGCCAGAGTCTTTCTGGCATTGGTGTGCTGCGCCTTATGGGGCAGCGCATTTCCTTGTGTAAAGATAGGCTATGAGATGTTTCATATAGAGGGGGCGGGCAGCCAGATATTGTTTGCGGGCTACCGCTTCTTCCTGTCGGGCGTATTGACATATGCGGTGGCCAGCATGCTGGAGAGAAGACTGATCACTATGAAGTGGTCTTCCGTTCCTTATGTATTCGGGCAGGGGCTTTTGCAGACGACGATCAATTATGTGTTCTTCTATATCGGACTTGCCCACGTTACTGGGGCCAAGGGTTCCGTCATCAATGCATCCAATGCCTTCTTTGCGATTATCGCGGCCCATTTCCTCATGAAGGAAGAGAAGATTACCTGGAAGAAAGCCATAGGCTGCCTGATCGGATTCGCGGGCGTAATCGTCATCAATGTGGTGCCGGGCGCATGGGGCAGCGGATTTTCATTCCAGGGAGAGGGAATCAGCCTTCTGTGCGCGATCACCTATGGGATCAGTTCTGTGACGATGAAACTGATATCCCACAGGGAAAGCCCGATGACAATCACCGCCTTTCAGCTGCTGTTTGGAGGCGCGGTGCTGATGATTGCGGGCTATCTGACGGGCGGCAGCATGTATGGATTTAACGCCAGATCATCCGCGCTATTCTTTTACCTTGTTCTGCTGTCAACAATCGCATTTACCTTATGGGCAGAATTGTTGAAATATAATCCGGTGGGCAAGGTTACCATTTTCGGATTCAGCATCCCAGTATTCGGAGTGACGCTGTCAGCGCTTCTGCTGGGAGAAGATATATTCACGGTACAGAATCTTGCGGCCCTGGTGCTGGTTAGTATTGGTATTGTGGTGGTGAATTCTGCACCTTGCAAAATGCGTAGCGATAACGTACAATAA
- a CDS encoding DUF6034 family protein: MSQSIKKRLGVIVLVLISILGITSCAKTPKEKVVADKSEGLAKESILPKETDKPKDLGIPKHWKETLDRSDGFVTLEADCDTNIPEIYNTPVYSYEMASLKKDWLSRLCGYFAKGDKLYEYPEMTKDELRKEKEKIANYEGRWATWSKGGQLTTYWEGMLKTMDELIEKAPQERAENKYIEANLGVPYQTEKDYFNEVSDYYYDTDDKIGLTARVDRGRECDPVIRAVDYDDKVGSTTKFVYSQGTFVDEIDLAELEFDNAESTEAYDEWLGRLREEADADVGLTQEEALKKVDKMLKDLSIKGFEVSDCVKAVGNEDTESWALLEEAGLEKSVGYSVYLYRKAGDVIGYSQRSPMIYDDLPETVYAPYFSAEKIRAIITEDGIQRFEWTDISKKKDTIADNTKLLSFQKIQEKLADHLLYGALADGGEELKSEGAGYLYKVRKVQLRAANINAYEEPSAAWMVPVWVFDLERTGVTGTEEQLGWGTETVVLNAIDGGYVTIPNE; encoded by the coding sequence TTGAGTCAATCTATAAAGAAACGATTAGGGGTTATAGTATTGGTGCTTATTAGCATATTAGGAATTACATCATGTGCGAAGACTCCAAAAGAGAAAGTAGTTGCGGATAAGTCCGAGGGGCTTGCAAAAGAGAGCATCCTTCCCAAAGAGACGGATAAGCCCAAGGATCTGGGGATTCCGAAGCATTGGAAAGAAACCCTGGACAGAAGCGATGGGTTCGTCACGCTGGAGGCAGACTGCGATACGAATATCCCTGAGATCTATAACACCCCGGTATATTCTTATGAGATGGCATCCCTGAAAAAGGACTGGCTCTCCCGGCTGTGCGGCTACTTTGCAAAAGGGGATAAGTTATACGAATATCCGGAGATGACGAAGGACGAGTTGCGTAAAGAGAAAGAAAAGATAGCCAATTATGAGGGAAGATGGGCGACCTGGAGCAAGGGAGGTCAACTGACCACTTACTGGGAAGGCATGCTAAAGACGATGGATGAACTGATTGAGAAAGCGCCGCAAGAAAGAGCGGAGAATAAGTATATCGAAGCCAATCTTGGGGTGCCGTACCAGACGGAAAAGGATTATTTTAACGAGGTCAGCGATTACTATTACGATACGGATGACAAGATTGGACTTACGGCCAGGGTGGACAGAGGAAGGGAGTGTGACCCGGTCATCCGGGCGGTGGATTATGACGACAAGGTGGGAAGCACGACGAAGTTTGTGTATTCCCAGGGGACATTCGTTGATGAGATTGATCTGGCGGAACTTGAGTTTGATAATGCCGAGAGTACCGAGGCCTATGACGAGTGGCTTGGCCGTCTAAGAGAGGAGGCGGACGCTGACGTAGGATTAACGCAGGAGGAAGCATTGAAGAAAGTGGATAAGATGCTGAAGGATCTGTCGATCAAAGGGTTTGAAGTCAGCGACTGCGTCAAGGCTGTCGGGAATGAGGATACGGAGAGTTGGGCCCTTCTGGAGGAAGCCGGGCTGGAAAAAAGCGTGGGCTACTCCGTATATTTATATCGGAAGGCGGGGGATGTCATAGGATACAGCCAGCGTTCGCCGATGATATATGACGATCTGCCGGAGACGGTATATGCGCCATATTTTTCAGCAGAAAAGATACGCGCTATTATTACGGAGGACGGAATCCAGAGATTCGAATGGACGGACATATCGAAGAAGAAAGACACGATCGCCGATAATACTAAGTTATTATCCTTCCAGAAGATTCAGGAGAAGCTTGCAGACCATCTGCTTTACGGCGCGCTTGCTGACGGAGGAGAGGAACTAAAAAGCGAAGGAGCAGGCTACCTCTACAAGGTGAGGAAGGTGCAGCTGCGGGCAGCGAATATCAACGCGTACGAGGAGCCATCGGCGGCATGGATGGTTCCGGTATGGGTATTCGACCTGGAGCGCACCGGCGTGACAGGGACCGAAGAGCAGCTGGGATGGGGCACGGAGACGGTCGTGCTAAATGCAATTGACGGCGGTTATGTGACAATACCGAATGAATAA
- a CDS encoding energy-coupling factor transporter ATPase — protein MSIRLEHLNYVYSLGTAYEKHALKDISLTIPHGEFVGIIGHTGSGKSTLIQHLNGLIKATSGALYYNDENIYEEGYNMRELRNQVGLVFQYPEHQLFEIDVMTDVCFGPKNQGLGPKECKERALEALKLVGLKEKYYKSSPFELSGGQKRRVAIAGVLAMRPKVLVLDEPTAGLDPKGRDDILDQIAYLHKESDMTVILVSHSMEDIARYADRIIVMNRGSVMYNDEPKKVFAHYQELEKVGLAAPQVTYIMHDLKEHGLPVKVDVTTVEEAAREIMQALERKE, from the coding sequence ATGTCAATTAGATTAGAACATCTTAACTATGTTTACAGCCTCGGAACGGCATATGAAAAGCATGCGCTTAAGGATATTTCCCTGACGATTCCCCATGGGGAGTTTGTCGGAATCATCGGACATACCGGTTCGGGAAAGTCTACGCTGATCCAGCATCTGAATGGCCTTATAAAAGCCACCAGCGGCGCGCTGTATTATAATGATGAGAATATATATGAGGAAGGGTATAACATGCGGGAACTCAGGAACCAGGTGGGCCTGGTATTCCAGTATCCCGAGCATCAGCTGTTTGAGATAGACGTGATGACGGATGTGTGCTTTGGACCAAAGAATCAGGGACTTGGCCCCAAAGAATGCAAGGAGCGGGCGCTGGAGGCGCTGAAACTTGTAGGACTTAAGGAAAAGTACTATAAGTCTTCGCCTTTTGAACTGTCCGGAGGACAGAAGCGGCGCGTGGCAATAGCCGGCGTGCTGGCTATGCGGCCTAAGGTTCTGGTGCTGGACGAGCCTACCGCGGGGCTGGATCCGAAGGGAAGGGATGACATTCTGGACCAGATCGCCTATCTCCACAAAGAAAGCGATATGACGGTCATCCTTGTGTCCCATAGCATGGAGGATATTGCCAGATATGCGGACCGCATTATCGTTATGAATAGAGGCTCTGTCATGTATAATGATGAGCCGAAGAAAGTATTTGCGCATTATCAGGAACTGGAAAAGGTTGGGCTTGCGGCGCCGCAGGTCACATATATCATGCATGATCTTAAGGAGCATGGGCTTCCTGTGAAGGTGGACGTAACCACGGTGGAGGAAGCAGCCAGAGAGATCATGCAGGCACTGGAGAGAAAAGAATGA
- a CDS encoding GntR family transcriptional regulator, whose protein sequence is MANNNKSVSLTDQAYENIKTNILNLTYPPGMALTEALLCSQLGMSRSPVRAAIHRLQTEGLIVSDYYKSMTVKEITDKDINEIYQLRELLEGAAFKLIFTTGRNEEYSYRIEEKVVRMCAAANDLYEWEVADTAMHMEIVSIFDNDRINRIYENNLSELIRMGQYSVKNGMHIPKTNENLKKMVRHMRKGDYEKAYAILKADHFGTGKDSALKGR, encoded by the coding sequence ATGGCTAACAATAACAAAAGTGTCTCTCTCACAGATCAGGCCTATGAGAACATAAAAACGAATATTCTAAACCTGACCTATCCTCCCGGCATGGCTTTGACCGAAGCCCTGCTCTGCAGCCAGCTGGGAATGAGCCGAAGTCCTGTCCGCGCAGCGATTCACAGACTGCAGACAGAAGGCTTGATCGTATCCGACTATTATAAATCCATGACGGTCAAAGAGATCACGGATAAGGATATCAACGAAATCTACCAGCTACGGGAATTGCTGGAAGGGGCCGCATTCAAGCTGATCTTTACTACCGGCCGTAACGAGGAATATTCTTACCGCATTGAGGAAAAGGTAGTCCGCATGTGCGCTGCTGCCAATGACCTCTATGAATGGGAAGTGGCAGATACTGCCATGCACATGGAGATCGTCAGTATCTTTGACAATGACAGAATCAACCGCATCTACGAAAACAATCTGTCCGAACTGATCCGCATGGGCCAGTATTCTGTTAAAAATGGAATGCATATTCCAAAGACCAATGAAAATCTCAAAAAGATGGTCCGCCATATGAGAAAGGGAGACTACGAGAAAGCCTATGCCATTCTAAAGGCAGACCACTTTGGCACGGGAAAGGACAGCGCGCTTAAGGGCAGATGA
- the proC gene encoding pyrroline-5-carboxylate reductase, with protein sequence MKLGFIGTGNMASAIMGGIIKKQIIPAQEIIGADLFAPGRERAKEQFGIQVTDSNKEVVDKAEVIVLSVKPQFYEDVINEIKGDIKDEQIIITIAPGKTLAWLAEKFGKDVKIVRTMPNTPAMVGAGMTAACPNEHITEEELAYIRTLLESFSRVEIVPERLMDVVVSTSGSSPAYVFMMIEAMADAAVSGGMPRPQAYQFAAQAVLGSAKMVLDTGRHPGDLKDMVCSPAGTTIEAVRVLEERGFRSAIFEAMKVCEEISKNM encoded by the coding sequence ATGAAATTAGGATTTATTGGTACAGGAAACATGGCATCAGCAATTATGGGCGGCATTATAAAGAAGCAGATTATACCGGCACAGGAGATTATTGGGGCGGATCTGTTTGCTCCGGGAAGAGAACGCGCAAAAGAGCAGTTCGGCATTCAGGTGACAGACAGCAATAAGGAAGTCGTAGACAAGGCGGAAGTCATCGTGCTGTCGGTTAAGCCACAATTTTATGAAGATGTGATCAATGAGATTAAGGGCGATATCAAGGATGAGCAGATCATTATTACGATCGCTCCAGGCAAGACGCTCGCATGGCTTGCCGAGAAGTTTGGCAAGGATGTGAAGATCGTGCGTACTATGCCGAACACGCCTGCAATGGTGGGAGCTGGCATGACGGCGGCATGCCCCAACGAGCACATAACGGAAGAGGAGCTGGCATATATCCGTACGCTGCTGGAAAGTTTCAGCCGTGTCGAGATTGTTCCAGAGCGCCTGATGGATGTGGTAGTATCCACCAGCGGAAGTTCCCCGGCCTATGTATTCATGATGATTGAAGCGATGGCTGACGCGGCTGTTTCCGGCGGCATGCCAAGACCACAGGCATATCAGTTTGCGGCACAGGCAGTTCTTGGAAGCGCTAAGATGGTTCTGGATACAGGCAGGCATCCTGGGGATCTCAAAGATATGGTGTGCTCTCCGGCAGGAACTACGATCGAGGCAGTACGCGTACTGGAAGAACGCGGATTTAGAAGCGCAATCTTTGAGGCCATGAAGGTATGTGAAGAAATTTCAAAGAATATGTAG
- a CDS encoding energy-coupling factor transporter ATPase produces MDMVQTDKLIFEYEKRDEEGNVIGKSRAIDEVDIDVKEGQFIAILGHNGSGKSTLAKHINAILVPTEGTVWVNGLDTKDPSELWNVRQSAGMVFQNPDNQIIGTVVEEDVGFGPENLGVPTDEIWQRVEESLKAVGMIEYRHHSPNKLSGGQKQRVAIAGVVAMEPKCIVLDEPTAMLDPVGRKEVLKTVKKLREQKKVTVILITHYMEEVIDADKIYVMDHGRVVMEGTPKEVFSQVDELKKYRLDVPQVTILADELKKQGLDIPSGILRKEELVEALCQLD; encoded by the coding sequence ATGGATATGGTTCAGACAGATAAACTGATATTTGAATATGAGAAGCGGGACGAGGAAGGCAATGTGATCGGTAAGTCACGAGCGATAGACGAAGTGGATATCGACGTAAAGGAAGGGCAGTTCATAGCGATTCTCGGCCATAACGGCTCCGGGAAATCTACGCTGGCTAAGCATATCAATGCAATTCTGGTACCGACAGAGGGCACGGTATGGGTGAATGGCCTGGATACGAAGGACCCGTCTGAACTATGGAACGTGCGCCAATCTGCCGGCATGGTATTCCAGAACCCCGACAATCAGATCATTGGAACCGTGGTAGAGGAAGATGTAGGATTCGGCCCGGAGAATCTGGGAGTTCCTACGGACGAGATCTGGCAGCGTGTAGAAGAAAGTTTAAAGGCTGTCGGCATGATAGAGTATCGGCACCATTCACCGAATAAACTCTCAGGGGGACAGAAGCAGAGGGTGGCGATTGCCGGCGTGGTAGCCATGGAGCCTAAGTGCATCGTGCTGGATGAGCCGACTGCCATGCTGGATCCAGTAGGGCGCAAGGAAGTCCTTAAGACAGTGAAGAAGTTAAGAGAGCAGAAGAAAGTTACGGTGATTCTCATTACCCATTATATGGAAGAAGTCATAGATGCGGATAAGATCTATGTGATGGATCACGGGCGGGTGGTAATGGAAGGAACGCCAAAGGAAGTATTTTCCCAGGTAGACGAACTAAAAAAATACCGTCTGGATGTCCCCCAGGTGACAATCCTGGCAGATGAGCTTAAGAAGCAGGGTCTGGATATCCCGTCAGGTATTCTTAGGAAAGAGGAATTGGTGGAAGCATTATGTCAATTAGATTAG
- a CDS encoding DUF6034 family protein, translating to MMRYRIRKQVISTICILACGVNLAACAKTPEKKIVVDKSEGLSKENILPKETDTPKDLKIPEHWQERIERSDGYVTVEADCQIQIQEIYNTPVYSYEMRHMTDKLLKKLCDYFSDGDPLYKEPAMTKEALQAQKDDIINMRGQWAWEEGNDISPMTARIDELIEKAPEEEKRQHTEAKLVEPQQLEVESVNEKGTSASRMYSKYYYETEEKIGFAARVDKGQEVNPMIRAINYNDKLGSTSNFLYSQGTFIDEKWMEKNITSQEILEFHNEYYDNYLERLKIGLAQEGDGIIQKEDALEEADKVLEALSLKGYGVTDCFKATGSPGSVSWGYLDEENQTLTTGYSIYYAPKAGDLVGYEQPFQRPYEEVPETIYAPSFSTEGIHMIITKEGLQLFEWTNLAKKKEAIAENTKLLSFDEIKEKLADHLFYTIVSSFSEGKEQGCSFHYKVADVQLRAANIPAYEDPEAVWLAPAWVFKVKCDMVLSALGTKKYEETVVLNAIDGGYVMPKVDHRLGWP from the coding sequence ATGATGAGGTATCGTATAAGAAAGCAAGTGATTTCCACCATCTGTATTCTTGCCTGCGGAGTCAATCTGGCAGCGTGTGCCAAGACCCCGGAGAAGAAGATTGTGGTAGATAAGTCAGAAGGACTGTCCAAAGAGAATATTCTTCCAAAGGAAACGGATACGCCGAAAGACCTGAAGATTCCGGAGCATTGGCAGGAGCGGATAGAAAGAAGCGACGGATATGTCACGGTAGAGGCAGACTGCCAGATACAGATTCAGGAGATTTATAATACGCCGGTTTATTCTTATGAAATGAGACATATGACGGATAAGCTTTTAAAGAAATTATGCGACTATTTCTCCGATGGCGATCCATTATATAAAGAGCCGGCGATGACCAAGGAAGCACTGCAGGCCCAAAAAGACGATATCATCAATATGAGAGGACAATGGGCCTGGGAGGAAGGGAATGATATATCCCCCATGACAGCCCGAATAGATGAGCTGATTGAGAAGGCTCCAGAAGAGGAAAAGCGCCAGCATACTGAGGCGAAACTGGTGGAGCCGCAGCAGTTAGAAGTAGAATCTGTCAATGAGAAGGGCACGTCAGCATCCCGGATGTATAGCAAATACTACTATGAGACGGAGGAAAAGATAGGATTTGCGGCACGGGTAGATAAGGGACAAGAGGTAAATCCAATGATCCGTGCGATTAATTATAACGACAAACTGGGAAGCACCTCTAATTTCCTCTATAGCCAGGGAACTTTTATAGACGAGAAGTGGATGGAAAAGAATATCACCAGCCAGGAAATTCTGGAGTTCCACAATGAGTATTACGATAACTATCTGGAACGCTTGAAAATCGGCCTGGCGCAGGAGGGAGATGGAATCATTCAAAAAGAAGATGCGTTAGAAGAGGCCGATAAGGTGCTGGAAGCGCTGTCTTTAAAAGGATATGGGGTTACGGACTGCTTCAAGGCGACAGGAAGCCCTGGGAGTGTCAGCTGGGGCTATCTGGATGAGGAAAATCAGACTTTGACTACGGGGTATTCGATTTATTATGCGCCTAAGGCAGGAGACCTGGTCGGCTATGAGCAGCCGTTCCAGCGGCCTTATGAGGAAGTTCCGGAGACTATCTATGCTCCATCTTTTTCGACAGAGGGAATACATATGATTATTACCAAGGAGGGGCTGCAGCTGTTCGAGTGGACCAATCTGGCGAAGAAGAAGGAAGCGATTGCAGAGAATACGAAACTATTATCGTTTGATGAGATAAAAGAAAAACTGGCAGACCATCTGTTTTACACGATAGTATCCAGTTTTAGCGAAGGCAAGGAGCAAGGATGTAGTTTTCATTATAAGGTAGCGGATGTACAACTGAGGGCGGCCAATATCCCTGCATATGAGGATCCAGAAGCCGTATGGCTTGCTCCTGCCTGGGTGTTCAAGGTAAAATGCGACATGGTCCTCTCTGCGCTAGGAACGAAAAAGTATGAGGAAACCGTCGTACTGAACGCAATTGATGGCGGCTATGTGATGCCAAAGGTTGATCACCGATTGGGGTGGCCATAG